One Drosophila virilis strain 15010-1051.87 chromosome 5, Dvir_AGI_RSII-ME, whole genome shotgun sequence DNA window includes the following coding sequences:
- the betaTub60D gene encoding tubulin beta-3 chain has product MREIVHLQAGQCGNQIGAKFWEIISEEHGIDSNGIYVGDSDLQLERVSVYYNEASAVSRTSGGKYVPRAILLDLEPGTMESVRSGPYGQLFRPDNFVFGQSGAGNNWAKGHYTEGAELVDNVLDVVRKECENCDCLQGFQLTHSLGGGTGSGMGTLLISKIREEYPDRIMNTYSVVPSPKVSDTVVEPYNATLSIHQLVENTDETYCIDNEALYDICFRTLKVSNPSYGDLNHLVSLTMSGVTTCLRFPGQLNADLRKLAVNMVPFPRLHFFMPGFAPLTSRGSQQYRALTVPELTQQMFDAKNMMAACDPRHGRYLTVAAVFRGRMSMKEVDEQMLAVQNKNSSYFVEWIPNNVKTAVCDIPPKGLKMSSTFIGNTTAIQELFKRISEQFSAMFRRKAFLHWYTGEGMDEMEFTEAESNMNDLVSEYQQYQEATADDEFDPDVNQEEVEGDCI; this is encoded by the exons ATGAGAGAAATTGTGCATCTGCAGGCTGGACAATGCGGCAACCAGATTGGCGCTAAG TTCTGGGAGATCATATCGGAGGAGCATGGCATTGACAGCAATGGCATCTATGTGGGCGACAGCGATCTGCAGCTGGAACGTGTCAGCGTCTACTATAATGAAGCATCTG CCGTGAGTCGTACTTCGGGTGGCAAGTATGTGCCACGCGCCATTCTGCTGGATCTGGAGCCAGGCACCATGGAGTCGGTGCGCTCGGGTCCATATGGCCAGCTATTCCGTCCGGACAACTTTGTATTCGGGCAGTCGGGCGCCGGCAACAACTGGGCCAAGGGGCACTATACAGAGGGCGCTGAGCTGGTTGACAATGTGCTCGATGTGGTGCGCAAGGAGTGCGAGAATTGCGACTGTCTGCAG GGCTTTCAACTGACGCATTCGCTGGGCGGCGGCACCGGCTCTGGCATGGGCACCCTGCTCATATCGAAGATACGGGAAGAGTATCCGGATCGCATAATGAACACCTATTCGGTGGTGCCATCGCCAAAGGTGTCTGATACGGTCGTGGAGCCGTACAACGCCACGCTGTCCATCCACCAGCTGGTGGAGAACACGGACGAGACGTACTGCATCGACAATGAGGCACTGTACGACATTTGCTTCCGCACACTGAAGGTATCGAATCCGAGCTACGGCGACCTCAACCATCTCGTCTCTCTGACCATGTCCGGTGTGACCACCTGCCTGCGCTTCCCCGGCCAGCTGAACGCCGATCTGCGCAAGCTGGCTGTGAATATGGTTCCATTCCCGCGTTTGCACTTCTTCATGCCGGGCTTTGCGCCGCTCACCTCGCGCGGATCGCAGCAATATCGCGCCCTTACCGTGCCCGAGCTGACCCAACAGATGTTCGATGCCAAGAACATGATGGCCGCCTGCGATCCGCGTCATGGCCGCTATCTGACTGTGGCCGCCGTCTTCCGTGGCCGCATGTCCATGAAGGAGGTGGACGAGCAAATGCTGGCGGTTCAAAACAAGAACAGCTCCTACTTTGTCGAATGGATACCGAACAATGTGAAGACCGCCGTCTGCGACATACCGCCCAAGGGCCTCAAGATGTCCTCGACATTCATTGGCAACACCACCGCCATTCAGGAGCTGTTCAAGCGCATCTCCGAGCAGTTCTCGGCCATGTTCCGTCGCAAGGCCTTCCTCCATTGGTATACCGGCGAGGGCATGGACGAAATGGAGTTCACCGAGGCGGAGAGCAACATGAACGATCTGGTGTCCGAGTATCAGCAGTATCAGGAGGCCACCGCCGACGATGAATTCGATCCCGATGTTAACCAGGAGGAGGTCGAGGGCGATTGTATTTAA